Proteins co-encoded in one Setaria viridis chromosome 9, Setaria_viridis_v4.0, whole genome shotgun sequence genomic window:
- the LOC117836472 gene encoding wall-associated receptor kinase 2, which produces MAPLTMAAAVLLAAAAAAAIMSAASAQSAVAAAAPLPLVAPAPIGLPNCTTSCGDVQVPYPFGLGPPRCSWPGFNLTCDDTGRPGGAPRLLLGDGTLEVADISLRNTTIRVVRRGDVANISSGRNVTFGRSFTGYTGYTLSDRNELVLSGCNVMATLVGDLDEYSNVISGCASFCSYSNTSKAEIRQPAGKYCSGLGCCQAPVTINSRPEGVQVTWLRGGDKRQQDLLRLDPFVVVAEKGWFDQRPVADQLVGPPGQRQRSDAAMVEAPLVLQWTFTNVAPRDERYPGPACSPAVAQRLCKSANSECKNNGDDYSCQCRGGYDGNPYLDGGCQDINECKLSPEVNGCFGDCSNTEGGFVCRCPPRTHGDHTQRGGCAPSSLTGFSAGIGLGTGAGLILLVLIAIVVTRKLRHRRVRMLKQKFFTQNRGQLLHQLVSQRADIAERMIITIDELAKATNNFDNSREIGGGGHGTVYKGILSDLRVVAIKKSKITVQKEIDEFINEVAILSQINHRNIVKLLGCCLETEVPLLVYEFISNGTLFQHLHVEGPSSLSWGNRLRIATETAKALAYLHSSVSIPVIHRDIKSSNILLDDTMTSKVSDFGASRYAPMDKTGLTTKVQGTIGYLDPSYFYTGRLTERSDVFSFGVILVELLTRKKPFSYLTSDGEGLVSHFMSLLEEGNISQILDPQVIEEGGKEVQEVARLAASCINLRGEERPTMPQVEHALEGLQVTKNKDFMVKDEFEDDDDDDDDDDNIVMNRLSSKEVQRIRECNQADTVW; this is translated from the exons ATGGCGCCGCTAACCATGGCAGCAGCAGTGCTattagcggcggcggcggcggcggcgatcatgTCAGCGGCGTCGGCACAGAGCGCGGTTGCGGCAGCCGCCCCGCTGCCACTGGTGGCTCCAGCACCTATCGGGCTCCCCAACTGCACCACCTCCTGCGGCGACGTGCAGGTGCCGTACCCCTTCGGCCTGGGCCCGCCGCGCTGCTCCTGGCCGGGCTTCAACCTCACCTGCGACGACACCGGCcgccccggcggcgcgccgcggctGCTCCTCGGCGACGGCACCCTCGAGGTCGCCGACATCTCCCTCCGCAACACCACCATCCGCGTCGTCCGCCGCGGCGACGTCGCCAACATCTCCTCCGGCCGGAACGTCACGTTCGGCCGCAGCTTCACGGGCTACACCGGGTACACGCTGTCGGACCGCAACGAGCTCGTCCTCTCCGGCTGCAACGTCATGGCGACGCTGGTCGGGGACCTCGACGAGTACTCCAACGTCATCAGCGGCTGCGCCTCCTTCTGCTCCTACTCAAACACCAGCAAGGCCGAGATCCGGCAGCCCGCCGGCAAGTACTGCTCCGGCCTGGGCTGCTGCCAGGCGCCGGTCACCATCAACAGCCGGCCCGAGGGCGTGCAGGTCACCTGGCTCAggggcggcgacaagcggcaGCAGGACCTCCTGCGGCTGGACCCGTTCGTGGTCGTCGCCGAGAAGGGGTGGTTCGACCAGAGGCCCGTGGCGGACCAGCTGGTGGGGCCCCCAGGCCAGCGCCAGAGGTCGGACGCAGCCATGGTCGAGGCCCCCCTCGTCCTGCAGTGGACGTTCACCAACGTAGCCCCACGCGACGAGAGGTACCCCGGGCCGGCGTGCTCGCCGGCGGTCGCCCAGAGGCTCTGCAAGAGCGCCAACAGCGAGTGCAAGAACAACGGCGACGACTACTCGTGCCAGTGCCGAGGGGGCTACGACGGCAACCCTTACCTTGACGGCGGATGCCAAG ATATCAACGAGTGCAAGCTGTCACCGGAGGTCAATGGCTGCTTCGGAGACTGCTCCAACACGGAGGGTGGGTTCGTCTGTCGGTGCCCGCCACGGACCCATGGTGACCACACTCAAAGAGGTGGCTGCGCGCCGTCTTCTTTGACGG GTTTCAGCGCTGGCATAGGTCTTGGTACCGGTGCAGGCCTTATACTTTTGGTTCTCATTGCAATAGTTGTTACCCGGAAGCTCAGACATAGGAGGGTTAGAATGCTGAAACAAAAGTTCTTCACCCAGAACCGTGGGCAGTTGTTGCATCAATTGGTATCGCAAAGGGCGGACATTGCTGAAAGAATGATCATAACGATAGATGAGCTCGCAAAGGCAACAAACAACTTCGACAATTCGCGTGAGATCGGCGGTGGAGGGCACGGAACTGTGTACAAGGGGATTCTATCGGACCTACGTGTCGTGGCCATCAAGAAGTCGAAGATAACTGTCCAGAAAGAAATCGATGAGTTCATAAACGAGGTAGCCATCCTCTCTCAGATAAATCATAGGAACATAGTGAAACTTCTAGGATGCTGCTTGGAGACGGAGGTCCCGTTGTTGGTTTATGAGTTCATTTCCAACGGAACTCTTTTTCAGCACCTTCATGTTGAAGGGCCAAGTTCACTATCATGGGGCAACAGATTGAGGATTGCAACTGAAACCGCTAAAGCTCTCGCATATCTTCACTCATCAGTTTCAATCCCTGTGATACATAGAGATATCAAGTCCAGTAACATACTTCTTGATGATACTATGAcatcaaaggtttcagacttcgGAGCTTCAAGGTACGCTCCAATGGATAAAACAGGGTTAACCACAAAGGTGCAAGGGACTATTGGATATCTGGACCCTTCATACTTCTACACGGGCCGTCTTACTGAGAGAAGCGATGTCTTCAGCTTTGGTGTCATTCTTGTGGAGTTGCTCACCAGGAAGAAACCATTTTCATATTTGACCTCTGATGGTGAAGGCCTTGTTTCACATTTTATGAGTCTTCTTGAAGAGGGAAATATTTCTCAAATATTGGATCCACAAGTTATAGAGGAGGGTGGCAAAGAAGTCCAAGAAGTCGCCAGACTTGCAGCATCATGCATAAATTTAAGAGGTGAGGAACGACCTACCATGCCACAGGTGGAGCATGCACTCGAAGGTCTTCAGGTAACCAAGAATAAAGATTTTATGGTAAAAGATGAAtttgaggatgatgatgatgatgatgatgatgatgataacatTGTGATGAATCGTCTGTCATCCAAAGAAGTGCAAAGGATCAGAGAATGTAATCAAGCAGATACAGTTTGGTAG